In Antechinus flavipes isolate AdamAnt ecotype Samford, QLD, Australia chromosome 3, AdamAnt_v2, whole genome shotgun sequence, a genomic segment contains:
- the LOC127557835 gene encoding olfactory receptor 5AC1-like has translation MEENKTLVTEFVLTGLTDLPELQIPLFLVFLMIYLTTMIGNIGLIVLVWMNSHLHIPMYIFLSNLAFSDAMTSSSVTPKMMVNFLSKNKIITLSECMTQFYFFGGSASTECFLLAAMAYDRYAAICHPLLYPVKMSNRLCRQLVIASYTLGFLNLMIHVVLLVRLTFCKSNIIHHFFCEISPLFRISCTDPSLNSLVVFICSVILQSFTLMTILVSYTYVLLAILGIKSEQGRSKAFSTCSAHLFSVSLFYGTLLIMYVLPGSDVANNQNMMYSLFYTVIIPLLNPFIYSLRNKEVLGVLRKIIIKK, from the coding sequence ATGGAGGAGAATAAGACATTGGTGACAGAGTTTGTTCTTACTGGGCTTACAGATCTCCCTGAACTTCAGATCCCTCTCTTCTTGGTATTCCTAATGATCTATCTCACTACCATGATTGGGAATATTGGACTAATTGTACTTGTTTGGATGAACTCTCATCTTCACATCCCCATGTATATATTCCTCAGTAACTTAGCTTTTTCAGATGCAATGACTTCTTCTTCAGTAACCCCTAAGATGATGGTGAATTTCTTAagtaagaataaaattataacGCTTTCAGAATGCATgacccaattttatttttttggtggcAGTGCAAGCACAGAATGTTTCCTGTTAGCAGCAATGGCATATGACCGATATGCCGCCATATGCCACCCTCTCCTTTATCCAGTGAAGATGTCTAATAGACTGTGTAGACAGCTGGTCATTGCTTCCTATACACTTGGCTTTCTTAATCTCATGATCCATGTGGTTTTATTAGTTAGATTAACTTTCTGCAAGTCAAATATAATACATCATTTCTTTTGTGAAATTTCACCATTGTTTAGGATTTCTTGTACTGATCCATCTCTTAATTCACTTGTGGTTTTCATTTGCTCTGTCATTTTACAGTCTTTCACTCTTATGACAATCTTAGTTTCATACACATATGTCCTCCTTGCCATCCTGGGAATTAAATCTGAACAAGGTAGAAGCAAAGCCTTCTCCACTTGTAGTGCACATctcttctctgtgtctttatTTTATGGCACACTTTTAATAATGTATGTGCTTCCAGGATCTGATGTTGCCAACAATCAAAACATGATGTACTCTTTATTTTACACGGTAATAATCCCTCTATTAAATCCATTTATCTACAGtttgagaaataaagaagttttgggggtactgagaaaaataataataaaaaaataa